The following coding sequences lie in one Helicoverpa zea isolate HzStark_Cry1AcR chromosome 14, ilHelZeax1.1, whole genome shotgun sequence genomic window:
- the LOC124636437 gene encoding uncharacterized protein LOC124636437, whose protein sequence is MEGAVTPEGGRRTRAALAEIPVRLDRLRVTPLQPVTNIRERSPALPAGYLSPAPSPDELLIQQRGRKRLPVTWSPDIDLKRNSSFHSTIRTPPKDNHLSPLKLGVTLRSTPRKRLMLDTERIPLTPEKIDFSDISTPQKFKITSPIKSTPPMKRCRLERTLNSEFKGPIDTALKGLSPTQLIHMIKTITYKHPEIEQEIRSEMPAPDLTPLEERLSYLKSNIFKSLPTSRLTSKTDSPAYSRVSTHLAAFKKSVVDQGKVLVESQHWESVIQYVFLAWSYVKATPVWDNQPHNAQRKQCFKALTTFCMTALKKGNMQKDVLADIQEKLQGMVADSEEISSCLKYVQGQLQDVL, encoded by the exons ATGGAGGGCGCGGTGACACCAGAAGGTGGGCGTCGCACCCGCGCGGCGCTCGCTGAGATCCCGGTCCGGCTGGATCGTCTCCGCGTCACCCCGCTCCAGCCGGTCACGAACATCCGGGAGCGCTCCCCCGCCCTGCCTGCTGGGTACCTGAGTCCGGCGCCATCGCCTGACGAACTGCTTATACAGCAGAGAG GCCGCAAACGTCTGCCAGTAACATGGTCTCCGGACATCGATCTGAAGCGAAACTCGTCGTTTCACTCCACCATACGCACGCCGCCCAAAGATAACCATTTATCCCCTCTCAAACTTGGCGTCACACTCCGCTCTACCCCACGCAAGCGCCTCATGCTCGACACAGAACGCATTCCCCTCACTCCTGAGAAAATAGACTTCTCAGACATCAGTACCCCACAGAAATTCAAAATAACAAGCCCCATTAAAAGTACCCCACCCATGAAAAGATGTAGGCTGGAAAGGACATTAAACTCTGAGTTCAAAGGTCCAATTGATACTGCCCTCAAAGGTTTGAGCCCTACTCAACTCATTCACATGATTAAAACAATCACTTACAAACATCCTGAAATTGAACAGGAGATCAGGAGTGAGATGCCAGCGCCTGACCTGACACCTCTTGAAGAGAGATTGAGTTACCTGAAGAGTAATATCTTTAAGAGTCTCCCAACTTCACGCCTCACCTCTAAAACTGACTCCCCTGCATACTCTCGAGTGTCCACTCATTTGGCAGCGTTTAAAAAGTCTGTCGTCGATCAAGGAAAGGTCTTGGTAGAATCCCAGCATTGGGAGTCTGTTATCCAGTATGTGTTTCTAGCTTGGAGCTATGTGAAAGCTACTCCCGTTTGGGACAACCAGCCGCACAATGCACAACGGAAACAATGTTTTAAAGCCCTTACTACTTTTTGCATGACGGCGCTAAAGAAAGGTAACATGCAAAAAGATGTGCTGGCTGACATACAAGAAAAACTTCAGGGTATGGTTGCAGacagtgaagaaatttcgtcTTGCTTGAAATATGTTCAAGGCCAGTTACAAGATGTCTTGTAA